The Planctomycetaceae bacterium genome has a segment encoding these proteins:
- a CDS encoding Rpn family recombination-promoting nuclease/putative transposase, with protein sequence MSADDYISRPHDLFTRQSLERREIARDIIGHYLPPGLVRQLKLETLTLVAGSFVDSELRASQSDVLYDVQFSDDRHGQIYILFEHKSHADSATAFQLLKYIVRIWERQQRQKESLTPIVPVVLYHGAASWTTARSIPEMVDAPDSLTPYIPDFTFELLDLTTYRDDQLSGESLTRATLLLLKYIFDEDLRSRLAEILRSAAEQRGGHELTEILRSFLTYVAAAARRIEPPELRLVARQSLGAEGEDVVSSILEQWVAKGREEGREEGRVNSLRGSIRDILEVRFPDDVAGFEPRINQIESADALQQLLRLCVAAASAAEVRQWLDSRS encoded by the coding sequence ATGTCGGCAGACGACTATATCTCACGTCCCCATGACCTGTTCACTCGACAGAGTCTGGAGCGACGTGAGATTGCCCGCGACATTATCGGCCATTACCTGCCGCCGGGCCTTGTACGGCAACTGAAGCTGGAAACGCTTACTCTGGTAGCGGGGAGCTTCGTTGACAGCGAACTGCGGGCCAGCCAGTCGGACGTGCTGTACGATGTGCAGTTCAGCGACGACCGCCACGGGCAGATCTACATCCTGTTCGAACACAAGAGCCATGCGGACTCGGCCACGGCATTTCAACTGTTGAAATACATCGTGCGGATCTGGGAGCGACAGCAGCGGCAGAAGGAATCGCTGACGCCGATCGTCCCCGTTGTCCTGTATCACGGTGCAGCGTCATGGACGACGGCCCGATCAATTCCGGAAATGGTTGACGCACCGGATTCTCTGACTCCTTACATCCCGGATTTCACGTTCGAGCTGCTCGATCTGACAACCTATCGGGACGATCAGCTTTCAGGGGAATCTCTTACACGGGCAACTCTGCTGTTGCTAAAATACATTTTCGATGAGGACTTGCGGAGTCGATTGGCGGAGATCCTGCGGTCAGCCGCTGAACAACGTGGCGGTCATGAGCTGACAGAAATCCTTCGCAGCTTCCTGACATATGTCGCGGCGGCCGCTCGCCGGATTGAGCCGCCGGAGTTGAGGTTGGTCGCCCGGCAGTCACTTGGTGCAGAAGGGGAAGACGTTGTGAGTTCGATCCTTGAGCAATGGGTTGCGAAGGGACGCGAAGAGGGACGCGAAGAGGGACGCGTGAATTCGCTGCGCGGCAGCATCCGCGATATCCTGGAGGTGCGATTCCCCGACGACGTTGCCGGGTTCGAACCACGAATCAATCAGATCGAATCGGCCGACGCACTGCAGCAACTGCTTCGGCTGTGCGTCGCAGCGGCTTCAGCGGCGGAAGTCAGGCAGTGGCTGGACAGCCGCTCCTGA
- a CDS encoding RNA polymerase sigma factor RpoD/SigA: MSSTASRTRSSSRLQTPLETYLREINETALLTADEEKMLSRNISAGDAASRDRMVRANLRLVVNIARGYAGKGLPLQDLIEEGNLGLLRAVEGFDPDMGTRFSTYASYWIKQSIKRALVNSAKTIRIPAYMVELLSKWRRASAKLTEELNCTPTAEDIAREMGIPRKKLRIVKKAIALYNASPQSDQDETGMTLGDIVPDDRNRGPEDELINSDNMIHVFRLLDEMDPREASILRMRFGLDDSEPRTLKEIGESLGLTRERVRQIEGEALRKLNRSLNGE, from the coding sequence ATGTCATCAACGGCCAGCAGAACACGATCATCATCCAGGTTGCAGACACCGCTGGAAACGTACCTGCGTGAAATCAATGAAACGGCGCTGCTGACCGCTGATGAGGAGAAAATGCTCTCCCGAAATATCTCCGCCGGAGACGCCGCGTCCCGTGACCGGATGGTTCGTGCGAACCTTCGCCTGGTGGTCAACATTGCGCGTGGTTATGCCGGCAAGGGCCTGCCGCTGCAGGACCTGATCGAAGAAGGCAACCTTGGCCTGCTGCGAGCGGTTGAGGGATTCGACCCGGACATGGGCACACGTTTCAGCACGTACGCAAGCTACTGGATCAAACAGTCCATCAAACGAGCCCTGGTGAATTCCGCGAAGACCATTCGAATTCCGGCTTACATGGTGGAACTGTTGTCGAAGTGGCGTCGGGCGTCCGCCAAGCTGACGGAAGAACTCAACTGCACGCCGACCGCCGAAGATATCGCCCGCGAAATGGGAATTCCCAGGAAGAAGCTGCGGATCGTTAAGAAGGCCATCGCGCTGTACAACGCTTCGCCACAGTCTGATCAGGACGAAACGGGAATGACGCTGGGCGACATCGTTCCGGATGATCGCAATCGCGGCCCGGAAGACGAACTGATCAACAGTGACAACATGATTCACGTCTTTCGTCTGCTGGACGAAATGGACCCCCGTGAAGCATCCATCCTGCGCATGCGTTTCGGACTGGACGACAGCGAACCCCGCACACTTAAGGAAATCGGCGAATCGCTGGGCCTCACCAGGGAACGGGTTCGTCAGATTGAAGGTGAAGCCCTGCGGAAGCTGAATCGCAGTCTTAACGGGGAGTGA
- a CDS encoding AAA family ATPase, giving the protein MWGQSEQPSWFFNSRSQTEACHRLAYLIENGEPFGVLEGRFGSGKSALLRHLRVQLNRPLLSTLLVSAAALDEVSLLWHIAASLSVLTPDGTPRSELLRLVQDELSGRTACGHRTILLLDDIHLSFEDVSSVLQGLVALARQASGGIAVIVATEQPIANQLRQLSGLSVVLEQFADDESAVFLRQLLLRRNADMSQISDAAIQAAASACGGSAGRLVRICDALQAVHYAHPGLTINPDVVEEAARELLPRKAG; this is encoded by the coding sequence ATGTGGGGCCAGTCCGAGCAACCGTCGTGGTTTTTCAATAGCCGCTCCCAGACGGAAGCCTGTCACCGGCTTGCGTATCTGATCGAGAACGGTGAGCCATTCGGTGTTCTGGAAGGCCGCTTCGGCAGCGGAAAGTCGGCACTGCTGCGACACCTGCGCGTTCAACTGAATCGCCCGTTGCTTTCGACTCTGCTGGTCAGCGCAGCGGCACTCGACGAAGTGTCCCTGCTGTGGCATATCGCCGCCTCCCTGTCGGTTTTGACTCCGGATGGCACGCCCCGGTCCGAACTGCTGCGACTTGTCCAGGACGAGTTGTCGGGTCGAACCGCCTGCGGACACCGCACGATCCTGCTGCTGGACGACATTCATCTTTCATTTGAAGACGTCAGCAGCGTGCTGCAGGGACTTGTCGCACTGGCTCGGCAAGCCAGCGGCGGCATTGCCGTCATCGTGGCGACGGAACAGCCGATTGCGAATCAACTACGGCAGTTGTCAGGACTTTCTGTCGTCCTGGAGCAATTCGCCGACGATGAATCTGCGGTTTTTCTGCGTCAGTTGCTGTTGCGGCGGAATGCTGACATGTCGCAGATCAGTGACGCCGCGATTCAGGCCGCCGCGTCAGCGTGTGGCGGTTCTGCGGGTCGCCTGGTGAGGATCTGCGACGCGCTTCAGGCGGTTCACTACGCTCATCCCGGTTTGACGATTAATCCGGATGTAGTGGAAGAAGCGGCCCGCGAACTTCTGCCGCGAAAAGCCGGATAG
- the purM gene encoding phosphoribosylformylglycinamidine cyclo-ligase, with product MAQLSYESAGVNLQLYEQAMQKLPKLMRQTQTAGVMDLPGGFAGLFRLTAIRQWNDPVLVSGTDGVGTKIKVAIMLGRYDTIGIDLVAMCVNDCLCLGAVPLFFLDYIAMARDNPPLLEQLVSGVSAGCQQAEAALLGGETAIMPDLYADGDFDMAGFCVAAAERSELINGTERIAPGDVLIGVPSSGFHSNGYSLIRKAVFEHAGLAASDTVAKLENRTVGDVLLTPTRIYASLVSKLLHSVSNDNVHGIAHITGGGIVENLERVLPASVEARLRHDSWTVPTVFRWLEELGDIAEPEMFRVFNMGVGLVVAVAPEVAESAVAALSTDEFPAFVIGEVAAGDGTARFNEPN from the coding sequence ATGGCTCAACTCAGCTACGAATCTGCCGGAGTCAATCTGCAGCTCTACGAGCAGGCGATGCAAAAGCTGCCGAAACTCATGCGTCAGACGCAGACGGCAGGAGTGATGGATCTGCCGGGAGGGTTCGCCGGCCTGTTTCGGCTGACCGCCATTCGCCAGTGGAATGATCCTGTCCTGGTTTCCGGAACGGACGGTGTCGGAACAAAAATCAAAGTGGCGATCATGCTGGGCCGCTACGACACGATCGGCATCGATCTGGTCGCGATGTGCGTGAACGACTGCCTTTGTCTGGGAGCGGTTCCGCTGTTCTTTCTCGATTACATCGCGATGGCCCGCGACAATCCGCCTCTGCTGGAACAACTTGTTTCCGGAGTCTCCGCGGGTTGTCAGCAGGCCGAGGCTGCGTTGCTGGGCGGCGAAACCGCGATCATGCCGGATCTCTACGCCGACGGCGACTTTGACATGGCCGGCTTTTGTGTTGCGGCAGCCGAACGTTCCGAACTGATCAACGGAACAGAACGCATCGCACCCGGCGACGTGTTGATCGGTGTGCCGTCGTCAGGATTTCACTCCAATGGATACAGCCTGATCCGCAAGGCTGTGTTTGAACACGCCGGACTGGCCGCGTCAGACACCGTCGCGAAGCTCGAAAACCGTACGGTCGGCGACGTCCTGCTGACCCCGACACGAATCTACGCGTCGCTGGTTTCGAAACTGCTGCATTCGGTCAGTAATGACAATGTCCACGGCATCGCTCACATCACCGGAGGCGGCATCGTCGAAAATCTCGAACGCGTACTGCCCGCTTCCGTGGAAGCACGACTACGGCACGACTCGTGGACAGTACCGACAGTGTTTCGGTGGCTGGAGGAGCTGGGCGATATCGCGGAACCGGAAATGTTCCGCGTCTTTAACATGGGAGTCGGACTGGTGGTTGCTGTCGCGCCGGAGGTTGCCGAATCCGCCGTTGCCGCGCTTTCGACGGATGAATTCCCGGCCTTCGTAATCGGTGAAGTCGCCGCCGGTGACGGAACAGCCCGCTTCAACGAGCCAAACTGA
- a CDS encoding cation:proton antiporter translates to MGNSELAVLFFLQVAVILTICRVVGLIAVRFGQPQVVAEMIAGVLLGPSVFGLWLPAWQQTLFPWDATQTGRDSQSYLFPVSQLGLALYMFVVGLEFRVDIIGRHFRSSLAVSLAGMVAPFLLGAVLAWFFVRHTALFPPQTSPVEGMLFLGASLCITAFPMLARIIHSKGLTGTRMGTVAIGAGAIDDAAAWCVLAVVLASFDGDWSVAVRSIGGGLAFVVFAAEVMRPLLRHGVKYLIGPEDELSETGLAIGLVCMALGAWFTDIIQLHAVFGAFVMGTVIPRGPMQRALVDRIQPLAVTFLLPLFFTYSGLNTRITLLNSGYLWCLCGLVLLAAVAGKGAACWLAAWRTGIPVREAFGIGALMNARGLMELIIINIGLERRVISEELFVILVLMAIVTTLIASPAFELLVTDRERLR, encoded by the coding sequence ATGGGGAACTCCGAACTCGCGGTTCTGTTCTTCCTGCAGGTCGCTGTGATCCTGACGATCTGTCGCGTCGTCGGTCTGATCGCGGTTCGTTTCGGGCAGCCGCAGGTTGTCGCGGAGATGATCGCCGGCGTTCTGCTGGGACCGTCGGTGTTCGGACTTTGGCTGCCGGCATGGCAGCAGACGCTGTTTCCGTGGGATGCGACTCAAACGGGCCGCGATTCGCAGAGCTATCTGTTTCCCGTGTCGCAACTCGGGCTGGCGCTGTACATGTTCGTTGTTGGCCTGGAGTTTCGTGTCGACATCATCGGCCGGCACTTTCGCAGTTCACTGGCTGTGTCGCTCGCCGGGATGGTGGCTCCGTTCCTGCTGGGTGCTGTTCTGGCGTGGTTCTTCGTTCGCCACACAGCACTGTTTCCGCCGCAGACGTCGCCGGTCGAGGGAATGTTGTTTCTGGGCGCGTCGTTATGCATCACCGCGTTCCCAATGCTGGCGCGGATCATCCACTCGAAGGGATTGACGGGAACTCGCATGGGGACCGTGGCGATCGGGGCCGGAGCGATCGACGACGCCGCGGCCTGGTGTGTTCTGGCCGTCGTACTGGCCAGTTTTGACGGCGACTGGTCGGTTGCCGTTCGCAGCATCGGCGGCGGCCTGGCATTCGTCGTTTTTGCCGCAGAAGTCATGCGGCCGCTGCTGCGGCACGGTGTGAAGTACCTGATCGGTCCTGAAGATGAGCTTTCGGAAACGGGGCTGGCCATTGGACTTGTCTGCATGGCGCTGGGTGCCTGGTTCACAGACATCATTCAACTGCATGCCGTGTTCGGAGCGTTTGTCATGGGGACCGTGATCCCGCGCGGACCGATGCAGCGTGCTCTGGTCGACCGCATCCAGCCGCTGGCGGTAACATTTTTGCTGCCGCTGTTCTTCACGTATTCGGGGCTGAATACCCGCATCACGCTGTTGAACAGCGGTTACCTGTGGTGTCTCTGTGGTCTGGTGTTGCTTGCCGCCGTGGCTGGAAAGGGAGCAGCCTGCTGGCTGGCCGCATGGCGGACGGGAATCCCTGTCCGGGAAGCGTTCGGAATCGGAGCCCTGATGAATGCTCGCGGCCTGATGGAACTGATCATCATCAACATCGGTCTGGAACGCCGCGTAATCTCCGAGGAGCTATTCGTCATTCTTGTGTTGATGGCGATTGTGACAACGCTGATAGCATCACCGGCCTTCGAGCTGCTGGTCACTGACCGCGAACGCTTGCGCTGA
- a CDS encoding M28 family peptidase, with amino-acid sequence MNTDIDRIWNHLREIASEPRCAESARLEYCRRYCERQLTDAGWDVQRMPFTARDSMLTAYNGINLAARLPGDTGESARGDRRRLFVLGAHLDTKEDTPGADDNASAVATLLEVARILAGVPEFADATRRHVTPELVVFDLEELGMLGGAYHAEVCRSLGRDLVGMVSLEMLGYCDHKPGSQSLPPGMEGQYSNTGDFIAVVGNQNSGSLLEAFANAFRRVPGLPTETLQIPDNGNPLPPTRLSDHSPFWDAGYPALMITDTSFMRNPHYHMPTDTLETLDRDFLHKVADGVLHAVLDLVRGE; translated from the coding sequence ATGAACACCGACATTGACCGCATCTGGAATCATTTGCGAGAGATCGCGTCGGAACCCCGATGCGCGGAATCTGCACGTCTGGAATACTGTCGCCGGTATTGCGAACGACAGCTTACTGACGCCGGATGGGACGTTCAGCGTATGCCGTTCACTGCGCGCGACAGCATGCTGACCGCTTACAACGGCATTAACCTTGCTGCTCGGCTGCCCGGAGACACCGGGGAATCGGCGCGCGGCGACCGTCGCCGGTTGTTTGTTCTGGGAGCTCACCTGGACACAAAGGAAGATACTCCGGGCGCCGATGACAACGCGTCGGCTGTTGCCACACTGCTGGAAGTGGCTCGAATCCTGGCAGGTGTGCCGGAATTCGCTGACGCGACTCGACGACATGTCACGCCCGAACTGGTCGTGTTTGACCTGGAGGAACTCGGGATGCTGGGAGGCGCCTATCACGCGGAAGTCTGCCGTTCCCTCGGCAGGGACCTGGTGGGTATGGTGTCGCTGGAGATGCTGGGTTACTGCGATCACAAACCGGGAAGCCAGTCGCTTCCGCCAGGCATGGAGGGGCAGTATTCGAACACCGGCGACTTTATCGCAGTCGTCGGCAACCAGAATTCCGGTAGCCTGCTTGAGGCTTTCGCGAACGCGTTTCGAAGGGTGCCGGGTCTGCCGACGGAAACGCTGCAGATCCCGGACAACGGCAATCCGCTGCCGCCGACTCGCCTGAGCGATCACAGTCCGTTCTGGGACGCGGGCTACCCAGCGCTGATGATCACGGATACAAGCTTCATGCGAAACCCGCACTACCACATGCCGACGGATACATTGGAAACTCTGGACCGCGACTTCCTGCACAAGGTCGCGGACGGAGTTCTTCACGCGGTGCTGGATCTGGTGCGCGGCGAATAG
- a CDS encoding sugar phosphate isomerase/epimerase family protein, translating into MSTEFTRRSFLASSAGFLAAGAATQAAAALLTSAAEPLFQISLAEWSLHRTIREGKLDNLDFAATAKKDYGIEGIEYVNQFFKDKAKDQKYLAELNQRASDNGVKQLLIMIDGEGQLGDPSLTKRAEAVENHFRWVDAAKTLGCHSIRVNAGSGGSYEDQMHRAADGLRALTEYAATQGLNVIVENHGGLSSNGEWLSAVIKKVDHERCGTLPDFGNFRVSRDEEYDRYKGVTELMPHAKAVSAKSHDFDADGNETHTDYMKMMKIVLDAGYHGWVGIEYEGGKLSEPDGIKATKKLLERVREKLA; encoded by the coding sequence ATGTCCACAGAATTCACCCGTCGTTCGTTCCTTGCTTCGTCTGCCGGTTTTCTGGCGGCCGGAGCGGCAACTCAGGCTGCAGCGGCGCTGCTGACGTCCGCCGCGGAACCGCTGTTTCAGATTTCGCTGGCGGAATGGTCACTGCACCGCACGATTCGTGAAGGCAAGCTGGACAATCTGGATTTCGCCGCCACAGCGAAGAAGGACTACGGCATTGAAGGCATCGAGTACGTCAACCAGTTCTTCAAGGACAAGGCGAAAGATCAGAAGTACCTGGCCGAACTGAACCAGCGAGCTTCCGACAACGGCGTCAAGCAGTTACTGATCATGATCGACGGGGAAGGGCAACTTGGTGATCCGAGCCTGACGAAGCGAGCCGAAGCCGTCGAAAATCACTTCCGGTGGGTCGACGCTGCAAAGACGCTGGGATGCCATTCGATTCGCGTCAACGCCGGAAGCGGCGGCAGCTACGAAGACCAGATGCACCGCGCAGCTGACGGACTTCGCGCGCTGACCGAATATGCCGCGACGCAGGGCCTGAACGTGATCGTCGAGAACCACGGCGGACTGTCGTCCAACGGAGAATGGCTTTCCGCCGTGATTAAGAAGGTCGACCACGAACGCTGCGGCACACTGCCGGACTTCGGAAACTTCCGCGTCAGCCGCGACGAGGAATACGATCGCTACAAGGGCGTGACCGAACTGATGCCTCACGCAAAGGCGGTCAGTGCCAAGTCGCACGATTTTGACGCGGATGGCAACGAAACGCACACCGACTACATGAAGATGATGAAGATCGTTCTGGATGCCGGATACCACGGCTGGGTCGGCATCGAATACGAAGGCGGCAAGCTGAGCGAACCGGACGGCATCAAGGCAACGAAGAAACTGCTGGAACGCGTCCGCGAGAAGCTGGCGTGA
- a CDS encoding NAD-dependent epimerase/dehydratase family protein, whose amino-acid sequence MNDASRSSALIVGCGYLGRRAADCWHQAGVDVYVTTRSERKAVEFRSAGFHPIVVDLSRAESSNVPLPDVDHVLWAIGFDRSGGTSRETIWLDGLRRLLQSIGKSPRHFTYVSSTSVYGDADGAAVDESTTPDPATEAGICCLKAESLLREFCNRRHPSTRVCVLRLAGIYGPDRLLQRIESLKSLQPLSVVPDQPLNLIHVDDAVRLIDSIRRAVDTAGSDIPTLVNGVNSGTLTRRDYYTALAELVGAPPPVFADDPMPSQRGGNKRVTSTRRDRLPAVCQFDDVRAGLRHAVANSKKQ is encoded by the coding sequence ATGAATGATGCATCACGGTCATCCGCACTGATTGTCGGCTGCGGCTATCTTGGACGCCGCGCTGCGGATTGCTGGCACCAGGCGGGTGTCGACGTCTATGTGACGACACGCAGCGAACGGAAGGCCGTTGAGTTCCGGTCCGCAGGGTTTCATCCGATTGTGGTCGACCTGTCTCGAGCGGAATCTTCGAACGTGCCACTGCCGGATGTCGACCACGTCCTTTGGGCCATCGGGTTTGATCGCAGTGGCGGTACAAGTCGTGAAACGATCTGGCTGGACGGACTGCGGCGCCTGCTTCAGTCGATTGGGAAGTCGCCGCGACACTTCACGTATGTGTCCAGCACCAGCGTGTACGGCGATGCCGACGGAGCCGCCGTGGACGAATCAACAACACCCGATCCCGCGACGGAAGCCGGAATCTGCTGCCTGAAAGCAGAGTCGCTGCTGCGGGAATTCTGCAACCGCCGACATCCGTCGACGCGAGTCTGCGTGTTGCGTCTGGCCGGCATCTACGGTCCGGATCGCCTGCTGCAGCGAATAGAAAGTCTAAAGTCGCTCCAGCCGCTGTCCGTGGTGCCGGACCAGCCACTGAACCTGATTCACGTGGACGACGCCGTCAGACTGATCGACAGCATTCGTCGCGCTGTCGATACGGCAGGCAGTGACATCCCGACCCTGGTCAACGGCGTCAATTCCGGCACGCTGACTCGGCGCGACTACTACACGGCTCTTGCCGAACTGGTCGGCGCTCCGCCTCCGGTGTTTGCTGACGATCCGATGCCTTCACAACGCGGGGGAAACAAGCGAGTCACCAGCACTCGTCGCGACAGGCTTCCGGCCGTCTGTCAGTTCGATGACGTCCGTGCCGGCCTGCGCCACGCGGTTGCCAACAGCAAAAAGCAATAA
- a CDS encoding transglutaminase family protein: MNYRVTHTTCYTGDEPISVGHNEAWLKPRSGPRQQTHKFHLHVDPVPAVTSLRTDSFGNDVHVFSFNEGYRQLKVTAVSEIGVQPPPVPSAMKSPPWEAIREQLRSTGGAALPAAEQPSFFAYEFAFPSPRIFWDDSVVGFAEVSFVPGRPIVDAVQDLTSRMHAEFKYDGTATTVSTPVKDVFQLRRGVCQDFAHLQIAAIRSVGLAARYVSGYLRTFPPPGKPRLVGADASHAWLSVFCGELGWLDVDPTNNMLVRDEHITLAWGRDYGDVPPLTGVFIGGGQHRMSVSVDVLPLE, encoded by the coding sequence GTGAATTATCGCGTTACTCACACGACCTGTTACACCGGCGATGAACCGATTTCCGTTGGCCACAATGAAGCCTGGCTGAAGCCCCGATCCGGACCGCGTCAGCAGACGCATAAATTTCATCTGCATGTTGATCCGGTGCCGGCTGTGACGTCGCTCCGGACAGATTCCTTCGGCAACGACGTTCACGTGTTTTCGTTCAATGAAGGCTACCGCCAGTTGAAAGTGACTGCAGTCAGCGAAATCGGAGTGCAGCCACCGCCAGTGCCGTCGGCGATGAAATCTCCGCCGTGGGAGGCGATCCGCGAGCAGCTTCGGAGTACCGGCGGCGCAGCGCTTCCGGCCGCGGAACAGCCGTCGTTTTTCGCGTATGAGTTTGCGTTCCCTTCACCGCGAATTTTCTGGGACGACAGCGTTGTCGGGTTTGCCGAAGTGTCCTTTGTTCCCGGCCGGCCGATTGTCGATGCGGTGCAGGATCTGACCAGTCGGATGCATGCTGAATTCAAGTACGATGGCACAGCCACGACCGTGTCGACTCCCGTGAAGGACGTCTTTCAGCTTCGCCGCGGAGTCTGCCAGGACTTCGCCCACTTGCAGATCGCCGCGATTCGATCGGTTGGTCTCGCCGCACGCTACGTCAGCGGCTATCTGCGGACGTTTCCGCCGCCCGGCAAGCCGCGGCTGGTGGGAGCCGACGCGTCTCACGCCTGGCTGTCAGTGTTCTGCGGCGAACTCGGCTGGCTGGATGTCGATCCGACCAACAACATGCTGGTTCGGGACGAACATATCACTTTGGCGTGGGGACGCGATTACGGCGATGTGCCGCCGCTGACCGGCGTGTTCATCGGCGGCGGCCAGCACCGCATGTCCGTCAGTGTGGACGTTCTGCCGCTGGAATAG